The genomic window TACCACGACCGCTAATCTCCTTTGGTGTGCCATTATGCGTGATATTAAGCTGCGCACTAAAAGAATCTTGTGTGTGTTCAAAGCGGCAATCTTGCATATTTAAAGGCGTGTCTAGATTCACAAAATCCCTTTCAAAAATATCGCAAATTTCTTTGGGGCTTAGCTCTTTATGGGCGTTATCCGAAATATTTTTCACATAATATGAAAAGCTCTCTTTAAATGCTGCGGGCAAGCTCACGCCATAATGTTCGTGCAAAATATAGGCTATCCCGCCCTTGCCACTTTGAGAATTAATGCGTATCACATCGCTTTCATACACGCGTCCTACATCTTTTGGGTCAATAGGCAAGTATGGCACACTCCAAGTGCCACGATTATGCTCTGCGTGGTAAGCCATACCCTTAGCGATAGCGTCTTGATGTGAGCCTGAAAACGCCGCAAAGACAAGTTTGCCTGAATATGGTTGTCGCTCATATACTTGCATTTTGGTAACACTCTCATACACATCACAAATAGCGGGGATATTGCTAAAATCAAGGTTGGGATTGACGCCGTGCGTGTGAAGATTCATAGCAAGTGTGATAATATCCACATTGCCGGTGCGCTCGCCATTACCAAATAATGTCCCCTCAATTCTATCCGCACCTGCCAAAAGCCCAAGCTCCGCACTCGCCACGGCGCAACCTCTATCATTATGCGGGTGCAAAGAAATAAGCACATTTTCTCTATTTTTAAGATGTTTTGACATATATTCTACTTGACTTGCATAGATATGGGGCAAACTCATCTCAACCGTTGCGGGGAGATTCACAATAAACTTTTGCTCTTTTGTGGGTTTAAACACATCAATGACTTCATTACACACTTCAAGTGCGTAATCAACCTCTGTCCCGCTAAAGCTCTCTGGCGAATATTCAAAGGCAAAATTGCCCTTTGTGCTTTTGGCATAAGATTGCAATGCGTGTGCGCCATCAAGGGCGATCTTTTTAATATCCTCTTTGCTTTTTTTAAAGACTTGCTCCCTTTGAGCGTAAGAAGTGGAATTATAAAAATGCACAACCGCATTTTGACAGCCCTCTAGGCTTTCAAAAGTTTTTTTGATAATATGCTCTCTTGCTTGGGTAAGCACCTGCACCCGCACATCGCTAGGGATAAGATTCTCTTCAATGAGTGTGCGTAAAAAGCGGTATTCGGTTTCGCTTGCTGCGGGGAATCCTACTTCAATATCTTTAAAGCCAACTTGGAGCAGGAGCTTAAAAAATGTGATTTTTTCTTCTAGGCTCATAGGAGTGATAAGGGCTTGATTGCCATCGCGCAAATCCACGCTGCACCACAAGGGTGCGGATTCTATATATTCTTTTTTGCTCCATTCTAAAGAGGGCTTTGGTGGCATAAAATAGCCACGTTTGTATTTGGTATGACTGCTCATAAAAACTCCTAAAAATATGTTGTAAAACCTTATGATTTTAACAACAAAAATTACACAAATGATAAAAATTATCTATTAAGGGATAGATTTTTATCTTTTTAGCGAAAAATTACCAAAAATGATGGAATCTTAAGCATCTTTTTCCGCATTTTCTGTGCTGATACAATGCTCGAAAATAAATCGCTGCTCTGCTGGGAGTGCGTTAAAAAGAGCAAGGGCTAAATTGCGAATCTCCCATAGCGCAGACTTTGAAGTGCGAAGTGAGAGGAGATTTTGCAGACTCCTTGCATTAATGCTAAAGCTTAGCTCGGTGCGATAGGATTCTGGCATAGCAAACTTTGCTATATCGCTGCTAATATTGTTACATAAAATCTCGCGCAAAGATTCAAGGGCACGAAGCGAAGCGTGATTGACCTGCTCGTTTTGTGTAAAAACGACAAATTCTTCTGCTCGAGCAAGATTCTCGGCATTTATGGGGAGAAAGCTAGGGAGATTTTTTAGCTCTTTTAGTGTGTAGCGCGAGGACTTTACACTAAAACTTGCCATACGATGACGCGCTAACTCCTGCAAACACGCACGCGAAATGCCCTGAATGTAAAAATTATAATACAAATGTTCCAAGGTGCTTGTGTGCTTAAATTTATTTCCCACCCTATTGATGAGCTCTTTATCTTTTTCCCCGCCATTATCGCCCTTTTCAAAGCTCTGCCAACAGGTGCGTATAGCGTGGCTACAAATATGTAAGGGTGTATAATGCAAAAGACTAATGCACATCTTGGTATTTTTTTGCTCTCCCATTACCTCTCCTCTTAGTGATTTGGTATAGAATGATACACAAAATGCGCTAATAAACCTTATGTCCGCGTAACGCTTCGGCATAGTAAGGGTTGTGATAAAAGCAAGTGAGCGGGTTTTGTGTAGATTTTCAAAGCGAAACAAAAGTGGTATATGTGATTTTTAGACAAAGCCTATACAATACAAGATTCTAAACAAGGCTTTAAGATTTAAAACCTAAGGAGGCAAAATGATTTGGCTTGATATTATCGACCCCAAATATGTGATGTTTTTTAAGTCCTTTATCCCACAGCTGCAGTTGCTTGATACACTCATTATCACCACGCGTAGAAGCGCAGATTATGATGAATGCGCTAGACTCTTAACACTTTTTGGCATACAAGCCTATGAAATCGGCGGTTATGGGGGTGAAAGCAGACTTGGCAAGTTTGAATCTCGTTTGCAGAGACAGAGTGGATTCTTAGCACTTTTTAAGAGATTGGGACAAACGCCTAAACTTTTCATCACTGGGGCAAGTGTCGATGGTGTGCAATGCGCCTTTGGGTTAGGCATACCTGTGGTGCATTTTGCCGATACGCCCGTGGCTGGTAATACCTTTAGCGCACAGAATCTTACCATTCTTTCCCGCCTCACCCTGCCACTCTCCCGCCTTGTTTTTCGCCCTTTTGTCGTTCCAGAGATATGCTACACGAGTTTGGGGCTAGCACCCTCGCAAGTCAAGGCTTACGATTTTATCGATGTTGCACTATGGTTGCAAGATGTGCCTGAATTTGCGCGGGATTCTATGCAGAGAGTGGCATTTATGCGTGAGTATGATTTAAATCAGAATCTACCTCTCGTGCTTGTGCGTGAGGAGGAGTATATGGCGCATTATGTGAAGAAAAAATTGCCTATTATATATGAAAGTATAGAACTACTAAGCGCACAGGCGAATATCTTGCTTATGCCGCGTTATGGGAGCAATGAGCTAAAATCTGCCTTTGGTGCGTATAAAAATGTGCGCATACTCACAGAAAAGCTTCAGCCAAAGGCGTTTTATCCATTTATAGACTTGCTTATCGGTGGCGGCGGGACAATGAATCTTGAGGCGTGTTATTTGGGGATTCCCGTGATTTCTACGCGCTCACTTTTGCTTTTTCACGATAGTTTTCTTTTAGAATCTAAGCTAATGCACCACGCAAAATCCGCCGAGCAGGTGTTCGACCTTGCTTTAAAGATACTCTCTAACCCCAAAGCGCATCAAAAACGAGATGACCTCTTTGCGCCAAATGGGCTAGATGTGAGCGATATTCTAGCAGATATACGCGCGTTGTTGGAGTAGCCAATGGCTTTGTGGGAGATTCTAAAAACTTTTAAAATCTTGCACAATTCTATGTGGTTTAAGCCAAGTTTTAAAAG from Helicobacter typhlonius includes these protein-coding regions:
- a CDS encoding 2-isopropylmalate synthase, producing MSSHTKYKRGYFMPPKPSLEWSKKEYIESAPLWCSVDLRDGNQALITPMSLEEKITFFKLLLQVGFKDIEVGFPAASETEYRFLRTLIEENLIPSDVRVQVLTQAREHIIKKTFESLEGCQNAVVHFYNSTSYAQREQVFKKSKEDIKKIALDGAHALQSYAKSTKGNFAFEYSPESFSGTEVDYALEVCNEVIDVFKPTKEQKFIVNLPATVEMSLPHIYASQVEYMSKHLKNRENVLISLHPHNDRGCAVASAELGLLAGADRIEGTLFGNGERTGNVDIITLAMNLHTHGVNPNLDFSNIPAICDVYESVTKMQVYERQPYSGKLVFAAFSGSHQDAIAKGMAYHAEHNRGTWSVPYLPIDPKDVGRVYESDVIRINSQSGKGGIAYILHEHYGVSLPAAFKESFSYYVKNISDNAHKELSPKEICDIFERDFVNLDTPLNMQDCRFEHTQDSFSAQLNITHNGTPKEISGRGNGRLDSIANALRENLGLVFEIIDYNEHALKKGSNASAICYVQIESQGKMHFGVGIHSDIIMASVYGLISAINNTFNTKD
- the thyX gene encoding FAD-dependent thymidylate synthase; protein product: MCISLLHYTPLHICSHAIRTCWQSFEKGDNGGEKDKELINRVGNKFKHTSTLEHLYYNFYIQGISRACLQELARHRMASFSVKSSRYTLKELKNLPSFLPINAENLARAEEFVVFTQNEQVNHASLRALESLREILCNNISSDIAKFAMPESYRTELSFSINARSLQNLLSLRTSKSALWEIRNLALALFNALPAEQRFIFEHCISTENAEKDA
- a CDS encoding DUF354 domain-containing protein; protein product: MIWLDIIDPKYVMFFKSFIPQLQLLDTLIITTRRSADYDECARLLTLFGIQAYEIGGYGGESRLGKFESRLQRQSGFLALFKRLGQTPKLFITGASVDGVQCAFGLGIPVVHFADTPVAGNTFSAQNLTILSRLTLPLSRLVFRPFVVPEICYTSLGLAPSQVKAYDFIDVALWLQDVPEFARDSMQRVAFMREYDLNQNLPLVLVREEEYMAHYVKKKLPIIYESIELLSAQANILLMPRYGSNELKSAFGAYKNVRILTEKLQPKAFYPFIDLLIGGGGTMNLEACYLGIPVISTRSLLLFHDSFLLESKLMHHAKSAEQVFDLALKILSNPKAHQKRDDLFAPNGLDVSDILADIRALLE